One region of Pararhizobium qamdonense genomic DNA includes:
- the dhaL gene encoding dihydroxyacetone kinase subunit DhaL produces MTQKTKKLINAPENIIPEFIDGFVSAHADILAVEGPTGRAVVARHGPRDGKVGIVVGGGSGHEPAFAGYVGRGLADAAAVGNVFASPSPQHILDAGRAADGGAGVLFLYGNYTGDVLNFTMAAEELQAEGTPVKQFAVSDDIASAPFERRTERRGVAGDFFVFKCAGAAADRGENLDSVHAAAMFANDRCRSMGVALGACSLPQTGTFNFEIGPEDMEIGMGIHGEPGMRREKLAPADTVTDVLMEPILKELALESGDRVAVLVNGLGATTQLELFLIYRRVRQILDALGIGIHANWVGEYATSLEMAGASVTLLKLDDQLTRLLDHPCRTPALTVGEAGKAAPVTQRSERKVRAIKRDVAIDRAALLTSGSVTSSIFVQMMMAIADTIRTEKDHLSQLDGVLGDGDHGVTMDIGWTAVRNELENGTDNGVIVEVCERMAHVFLTAVGASSGPLYASGFRGAGKAVADRLNLDGAATAAWIKGMSDGILSRGGASPGDKTMVDAWFPAAEAAVKAAQSGADELAVLIAARDGAKAGAEHTATIESRRGRSAKLGARSVGHIDPGALSAYMILRAMTESLQNASA; encoded by the coding sequence ATGACCCAGAAAACCAAGAAGCTTATCAACGCGCCCGAGAATATCATCCCGGAATTCATCGACGGCTTCGTCAGTGCCCATGCCGATATTTTGGCCGTGGAAGGGCCGACCGGCCGCGCTGTCGTCGCGCGACATGGCCCGCGCGATGGCAAGGTCGGGATCGTCGTCGGGGGCGGTTCGGGTCACGAGCCTGCCTTTGCCGGCTATGTCGGCCGGGGCCTCGCCGATGCTGCAGCAGTCGGCAATGTCTTTGCTTCCCCCTCGCCCCAACATATTCTCGACGCCGGGCGCGCTGCCGATGGCGGTGCGGGCGTGCTGTTTCTCTACGGCAACTATACCGGCGACGTTTTGAACTTCACGATGGCGGCCGAAGAGTTGCAAGCAGAGGGAACGCCCGTCAAACAGTTTGCCGTTTCCGACGACATTGCATCTGCTCCGTTTGAGCGGCGCACCGAACGGCGCGGCGTCGCGGGAGATTTCTTCGTCTTCAAATGCGCCGGTGCTGCCGCCGATCGTGGCGAAAATCTCGACAGCGTGCATGCCGCCGCCATGTTTGCGAATGATCGATGCCGGTCAATGGGGGTCGCTCTTGGCGCCTGCTCGCTGCCGCAGACAGGCACTTTTAATTTCGAGATCGGCCCGGAGGATATGGAAATCGGCATGGGCATTCATGGCGAACCCGGCATGCGCCGCGAAAAGCTGGCGCCTGCCGATACCGTCACGGATGTGCTGATGGAGCCCATCCTGAAAGAACTGGCACTCGAAAGCGGCGATCGCGTGGCTGTCCTCGTCAACGGACTGGGCGCGACGACGCAGCTCGAACTCTTCCTCATCTACCGCCGCGTTCGTCAGATCCTTGATGCCTTGGGTATTGGCATCCATGCCAACTGGGTCGGTGAATATGCCACATCGCTAGAAATGGCAGGCGCCTCCGTAACCCTCCTCAAGCTCGATGACCAGTTGACCCGCCTGCTCGATCATCCCTGCCGCACACCAGCGCTCACCGTGGGCGAGGCAGGCAAGGCAGCGCCCGTAACGCAGCGGTCGGAACGCAAGGTTCGAGCCATCAAAAGGGACGTTGCTATCGACCGCGCAGCGCTTTTGACATCCGGCAGCGTCACATCGTCAATTTTCGTGCAGATGATGATGGCGATTGCCGACACGATCCGTACAGAAAAAGACCATTTGTCCCAACTCGACGGTGTACTGGGCGACGGCGATCACGGCGTCACCATGGATATCGGCTGGACGGCGGTGCGCAATGAACTGGAAAACGGCACCGATAACGGGGTGATTGTTGAAGTCTGCGAGCGCATGGCACATGTGTTTCTGACCGCTGTCGGCGCGTCCTCCGGTCCGCTCTATGCCAGCGGCTTTCGCGGGGCTGGTAAGGCCGTCGCCGATCGGCTTAATCTCGATGGCGCAGCCACGGCCGCCTGGATTAAAGGCATGAGCGACGGTATCCTTTCGCGAGGCGGTGCAAGTCCTGGCGACAAGACGATGGTGGATGCCTGGTTTCCAGCAGCAGAGGCCGCCGTCAAGGCAGCGCAGTCGGGTGCGGACGAGCTTGCGGTACTGATCGCCGCGCGCGATGGGGCAAAAGCCGGCGCGGAACACACAGCAACGATCGAGAGCCGCCGCGGCCGGTCCGCCAAGCTCGGCGCACGCTCGGTCGGGCATATCGATCCCGGAGCTCTGTCAGCCTATATGATCCTCCGCGCCATGACCGAGTCGTTGCAAAACGCTTCGGCATAG
- a CDS encoding Ldh family oxidoreductase has protein sequence MILTFRMSLDAIEAACHYALTAAGATAANAASVARSTRLAEQDGIRSHGLLYVPIYASHLRSGKVDGAAVPTVSQPRPGAVTVDAATGFAHPAIDAGWDAFMQAVRDNGVAVLTVSNSYNCGVLGHHAERIAMHGFLGLCTTHAPASIAPPGGRRPVIGTNPFAVAVPDGKGAAAFVIDQSASAIAKSEILLRAREGRAIEPGWAIDSEGRPTTDAKEALDGAMLPAGGYKGFGAGLMVELLASCLSGAVLSKDASAFSGDAGGPPRTGQCFIAFDPAAFSGHFQSQVEALMAAINVQEGARLPGSRRAEARRMTQRDGVSVDASLLSRIAAMT, from the coding sequence TTGATTTTGACCTTTCGGATGAGCCTAGACGCGATCGAGGCGGCATGCCACTACGCCTTGACGGCGGCCGGAGCGACTGCGGCCAACGCCGCCTCCGTCGCGCGATCGACGCGGCTGGCGGAACAGGACGGTATCCGCAGTCACGGCCTGCTCTACGTGCCGATATATGCAAGCCACCTGCGCTCCGGCAAGGTTGATGGCGCGGCCGTGCCGACCGTGTCGCAGCCGCGTCCGGGCGCCGTTACAGTCGATGCCGCAACGGGGTTTGCCCATCCGGCAATCGATGCCGGCTGGGATGCCTTCATGCAGGCGGTGCGCGACAACGGCGTTGCCGTCCTCACGGTCAGCAACTCCTACAATTGTGGCGTACTCGGCCATCACGCGGAGCGTATCGCCATGCATGGGTTCCTCGGCCTGTGCACCACCCACGCACCGGCATCGATCGCACCGCCCGGCGGGCGCAGACCCGTCATCGGCACCAATCCTTTCGCCGTTGCCGTACCCGACGGAAAAGGCGCCGCCGCCTTCGTCATCGACCAGTCGGCCAGTGCGATCGCCAAATCCGAGATCTTGCTTCGCGCCCGCGAAGGCCGCGCGATCGAACCCGGCTGGGCGATCGACAGCGAAGGCCGGCCAACCACGGATGCGAAAGAGGCTCTCGACGGCGCCATGCTGCCAGCGGGTGGCTATAAGGGATTTGGGGCTGGGCTCATGGTGGAACTCCTTGCCTCCTGTCTCTCCGGCGCCGTTCTCAGCAAGGACGCAAGTGCCTTTTCCGGCGATGCCGGGGGGCCGCCGCGCACCGGCCAATGCTTCATCGCCTTCGATCCCGCTGCATTTTCCGGCCATTTTCAAAGTCAGGTGGAGGCTTTGATGGCGGCGATCAATGTTCAGGAGGGAGCCCGCCTGCCAGGATCAAGGCGGGCAGAAGCGCGGCGAATGACACAGCGCGACGGTGTTTCCGTTGACGCCAGCCTGTTGTCTCGTATTGCCGCAATGACTTAA
- a CDS encoding membrane dipeptidase, with protein sequence MTQTIASPLIDCLQYAKWSETVFRQMRAGGVHAVHATIAYHENFRETVSNIAAWNRHFENHSDLIFLGRDAGDVKKAIEQERTAIFFGLQNPSPIEDDIGLVEVCHALGIRFMQLTYNNQSLLATGCYEAVDTGVTRFGRQVIAEMNRVGMVIDMSHSSERSTLETIEISARPIAITHANPSWWHNGLRSKSDTVLRALTGSGGMLGFSMYAHHLKGGASCTLQSFCEMIAESASRYGAENLGIGSDLCQDQPDSIVTWMRNGRWSKTTDYGEGTASEAGWPQQPSWFSNNLSLTNITRGLSDAGFSPSEVSGIMGGNWLRFYGHSFGPAAWGERVAAQ encoded by the coding sequence ATGACCCAAACCATCGCCAGCCCGCTGATCGACTGCCTGCAATATGCCAAATGGAGCGAGACCGTGTTCCGCCAAATGCGGGCGGGCGGCGTTCACGCCGTTCATGCAACGATTGCCTATCACGAGAACTTTCGTGAGACCGTTTCCAATATCGCGGCCTGGAACCGGCATTTCGAAAATCACTCCGACCTTATCTTTCTCGGCCGCGACGCGGGCGACGTCAAGAAGGCGATAGAGCAAGAGCGGACCGCAATCTTTTTCGGCCTGCAGAACCCGTCGCCCATCGAGGATGATATCGGGCTGGTTGAGGTTTGCCACGCTCTCGGCATCCGCTTCATGCAATTGACCTACAACAACCAGTCGCTGCTGGCCACGGGCTGTTACGAAGCCGTCGATACGGGCGTGACGCGCTTCGGCAGGCAGGTGATTGCGGAAATGAACCGCGTCGGCATGGTCATCGACATGAGCCATTCGTCAGAACGTTCCACGCTGGAGACAATCGAGATTTCGGCCCGCCCGATTGCCATCACCCATGCCAATCCGTCCTGGTGGCACAACGGTCTGAGGAGCAAGTCCGATACGGTTCTGCGCGCCCTCACCGGTTCCGGGGGCATGCTCGGTTTTTCCATGTATGCGCATCACCTGAAAGGCGGTGCCTCCTGCACATTGCAGTCCTTTTGCGAGATGATCGCGGAATCCGCGTCGCGGTACGGGGCGGAGAACTTGGGAATCGGCAGCGATCTCTGCCAGGACCAGCCCGACTCCATCGTGACCTGGATGCGCAATGGCCGCTGGTCGAAGACGACGGATTACGGCGAGGGAACCGCGAGCGAAGCCGGTTGGCCTCAACAGCCCTCCTGGTTCAGCAACAATTTGTCGCTGACCAATATTACCCGGGGCCTGAGCGACGCGGGTTTCTCGCCTTCCGAAGTGTCCGGGATCATGGGCGGAAATTGGTTGCGCTTCTATGGCCATTCTTTCGGCCCCGCGGCCTGGGGAGAACGGGTTGCCGCGCAATGA
- a CDS encoding LysR family transcriptional regulator: MIKLEALRVFVVVAEAGNIKDAAEIVGRTPSAVSMTLKQLEDELGGPLFQTDRKNSLTALGSILFDTAHLQLKSFDRGIRTVRAFAKSRIGSLTIASVPSVAAHLLPILLQKFLEDRPQVQVELFDMDSAQVRQMVETGTADIGFSGEPRISGSIGFTPLFKDRYKLLCSEKSGLTSLPRSILWDDLAHENLILNGSSEQIRAEAYIDIASRSLMTVHNTTSLFALVKASLGVTILPALSAFHTPDGISVLDIAETRNERVVGMLERKDGIKSPVAEAFKVLCLELFPAHLKSFGLQHIENAETYPLHRST; this comes from the coding sequence ATGATCAAGTTGGAAGCCCTGCGGGTCTTTGTTGTCGTTGCCGAGGCAGGCAACATCAAGGACGCTGCGGAAATTGTCGGGCGAACACCGTCGGCAGTATCAATGACATTGAAGCAGCTGGAAGACGAACTGGGCGGCCCGCTTTTTCAAACGGATCGCAAGAACAGCCTGACCGCGCTCGGCAGTATTCTCTTTGACACGGCTCATCTGCAGTTGAAAAGTTTCGACCGTGGCATCCGGACAGTCAGGGCGTTCGCAAAGAGCCGCATCGGCAGCCTCACCATCGCCTCCGTGCCCTCTGTGGCGGCACACTTGCTTCCTATCCTGCTCCAGAAATTTCTCGAGGATCGGCCGCAGGTGCAGGTTGAACTGTTCGATATGGACAGTGCACAGGTGCGGCAAATGGTTGAAACCGGAACGGCGGATATCGGCTTCAGCGGAGAACCGCGCATCTCGGGATCGATCGGGTTCACACCCCTGTTCAAGGACCGATACAAACTTTTGTGTTCGGAAAAATCAGGGCTTACATCATTGCCCCGTTCCATTCTCTGGGACGATCTCGCCCATGAAAATCTCATCCTCAATGGATCGTCCGAACAGATTCGAGCGGAGGCTTACATCGACATCGCATCCAGGTCGTTGATGACGGTTCACAACACGACGTCGCTCTTCGCTCTGGTCAAGGCATCCCTGGGCGTGACCATACTGCCGGCGTTATCAGCATTTCACACGCCTGATGGCATCTCGGTGCTCGACATTGCGGAGACGCGAAATGAGAGGGTGGTTGGTATGCTGGAACGCAAGGACGGCATAAAAAGCCCTGTTGCGGAGGCTTTTAAAGTGCTCTGCCTTGAATTGTTTCCGGCCCACCTCAAAAGCTTTGGGCTTCAACATATTGAAAATGCCGAGACCTACCCGCTGCATCGTTCGACGTGA
- a CDS encoding DUF3726 domain-containing protein codes for MSTVELSLNEVEMTTRKAALGAGLTLGVAEEIGRAARWLSARGYDGLAEAVRFLTAGEQTSPDDAASVVAVLFDLDRLLSSPARQAVCTDGLSSMPLFYGLCGAMADTVHADIVIEAGDEIFSTAEVRLLPGFLGNIRIQMRPKATAARAGERRPQPTTEAVLAAAAALCARTYVPASQQSRVRGAGAAKTDND; via the coding sequence ATGAGTACGGTCGAACTGTCGCTCAACGAGGTTGAGATGACCACGCGCAAGGCAGCGCTTGGAGCCGGGCTGACGCTTGGTGTTGCGGAAGAGATCGGCCGTGCGGCGCGCTGGCTTTCGGCGAGAGGTTATGACGGCCTTGCCGAGGCCGTGCGATTTCTGACCGCGGGTGAACAGACTTCCCCGGATGACGCGGCTTCGGTTGTCGCCGTGCTGTTTGATCTGGACAGGCTGTTATCGAGCCCGGCAAGGCAGGCGGTTTGCACCGATGGCCTGTCCTCGATGCCACTTTTCTACGGTCTTTGCGGTGCCATGGCAGACACGGTCCATGCGGATATCGTTATCGAAGCGGGAGATGAAATCTTTTCCACGGCAGAAGTACGGCTCCTGCCCGGTTTTCTCGGCAACATCCGCATTCAGATGCGGCCGAAGGCAACGGCGGCGCGCGCCGGTGAGCGCCGCCCGCAGCCGACGACGGAAGCGGTGCTGGCCGCTGCCGCAGCGCTCTGTGCGCGCACCTACGTTCCCGCCTCGCAACAATCACGGGTACGCGGGGCAGGCGCCGCAAAAACGGACAACGACTGA
- a CDS encoding glycine betaine ABC transporter substrate-binding protein, whose amino-acid sequence MKISISTSLFAAFVAATAGLTAQQAQATECGTTDKITIAEMTWLSAGMLANVTKTVLADGFGCNAEIVPGDTVPTATSMLTKSQPDIAPELWVSTAKATWDQMIAKGNVYKAGDIFEKGGEEGWWIPDYLAEKNPQIKSVEDLKANWKVFEDASNPDKGRFYACPPGWGCEVITNNLIKALGIEETFEIYPTGSGANLKATIARQAARKAPFVGYYWGPTEVIGKYKLKRLDMPAYDAAKFTCLTDTKCEAPQLTGWAVGEVAVAVVTSLKEKAPAVADYLSKMQLPNDQVSEILAWGDDNKASPAEVATYFFKNYEPIWTKWVPADVADKIKASL is encoded by the coding sequence ATGAAAATTTCGATCTCAACGAGTTTGTTCGCCGCTTTTGTCGCGGCGACCGCCGGCCTTACCGCGCAGCAAGCCCAGGCGACAGAGTGCGGGACAACGGACAAGATCACCATCGCCGAGATGACCTGGCTTTCGGCCGGCATGCTGGCGAACGTGACCAAAACCGTTCTCGCCGACGGCTTCGGCTGCAACGCGGAAATCGTGCCGGGCGACACCGTGCCGACAGCAACCTCCATGCTGACCAAGAGCCAGCCTGATATCGCGCCGGAACTCTGGGTTTCCACCGCCAAAGCAACCTGGGATCAGATGATCGCCAAAGGCAATGTCTACAAGGCGGGCGACATTTTTGAAAAGGGAGGAGAAGAAGGCTGGTGGATCCCGGACTACCTGGCCGAGAAGAACCCGCAGATCAAGTCCGTCGAGGATCTGAAAGCCAACTGGAAGGTCTTCGAAGATGCTTCCAACCCCGACAAAGGCCGCTTCTACGCCTGCCCCCCGGGCTGGGGTTGCGAGGTCATCACCAACAATCTCATCAAGGCCTTGGGGATTGAAGAAACATTCGAGATCTACCCGACCGGTTCCGGGGCCAACCTGAAGGCAACGATCGCACGTCAGGCGGCGCGTAAGGCGCCCTTCGTCGGCTACTACTGGGGTCCGACGGAAGTGATCGGTAAGTACAAGCTGAAGCGTCTCGACATGCCGGCCTACGACGCCGCGAAATTTACCTGCCTTACCGATACCAAATGCGAAGCGCCGCAACTGACCGGCTGGGCTGTCGGCGAAGTGGCGGTTGCCGTGGTGACCTCGCTGAAGGAGAAGGCCCCTGCGGTTGCCGACTATCTGTCCAAGATGCAGTTGCCCAATGATCAGGTGAGCGAGATCCTGGCATGGGGCGACGATAACAAGGCATCGCCGGCGGAAGTTGCCACCTATTTCTTCAAGAATTACGAGCCGATCTGGACGAAGTGGGTCCCCGCTGACGTGGCGGACAAGATCAAGGCGTCCCTTTGA
- a CDS encoding aldehyde dehydrogenase family protein — translation MTNIHQNLIAGAWTKNDVSIENRNPSDIADLVGLFAQADRNDLDRAVEAAKIAARAWRGVGLEQRQNILQNIGEELMKRSAELGELLSREEGKPLAEGKGEVYRAGQFFTYYAAETLRQLGENADSVRPGIEIDMRREPMGVVAVISPWNFPMATASWKIAPALAYGNAVIWKPANETPASAWALAEIIHRAGLPEGTFQLLMGTGKDIGHGLAGHRGVDAVTFTGSYEVGRQVAIAAAPNLTKYQLELGSKNALLVMEDADLELAVSAAVSGGYSGTGQKCTASSRLIVHEQIHDAFVEKLTGALSQMTVGHALDASTRIGPVVSARQLESNLGWIDAARKSGANVAYGGERIELAHQGYYMSPALLTGTTNDMPLNREEMFAPISAVQAVSSYEEGLEKVNDTDFGLVAGIFTSSLARATHFRRHVETGCVTINLPTAGTDYHVPFGGRKNSSSGPREQGRNAAEFYTQIKTAYIRAGNPE, via the coding sequence ATGACAAATATCCATCAGAATCTCATCGCCGGCGCCTGGACAAAGAACGATGTGTCGATCGAGAACCGGAATCCTTCGGACATTGCCGATCTGGTCGGTTTGTTCGCGCAGGCGGATCGCAACGATCTGGACCGCGCCGTGGAGGCCGCAAAGATAGCCGCGCGTGCCTGGCGCGGCGTCGGGCTGGAGCAGCGGCAGAACATATTGCAAAACATTGGCGAGGAACTGATGAAGCGCTCGGCCGAACTGGGAGAGCTTCTGTCGCGCGAAGAAGGAAAGCCGCTCGCGGAAGGCAAGGGCGAGGTTTACCGGGCCGGGCAGTTCTTCACATATTATGCGGCCGAGACGCTGCGGCAGCTGGGCGAGAATGCCGACTCCGTCCGGCCCGGCATCGAGATCGATATGCGGCGCGAGCCGATGGGCGTGGTAGCGGTCATCTCCCCGTGGAATTTCCCGATGGCGACCGCCAGCTGGAAAATCGCGCCGGCTCTGGCTTACGGCAATGCCGTCATCTGGAAGCCCGCCAACGAAACACCGGCTTCGGCCTGGGCTCTCGCCGAGATCATCCATCGAGCCGGGCTGCCGGAAGGCACGTTCCAGCTTCTGATGGGCACCGGCAAGGATATCGGCCACGGGCTCGCCGGACATCGCGGCGTCGATGCGGTGACCTTCACCGGCTCCTACGAGGTCGGCCGGCAGGTGGCCATCGCTGCGGCGCCCAATCTCACCAAATACCAGCTCGAACTCGGCTCGAAGAATGCACTTCTGGTGATGGAGGACGCAGATCTCGAACTTGCGGTCTCTGCGGCCGTATCCGGCGGCTATTCCGGCACCGGCCAGAAATGCACTGCAAGCTCCCGGCTCATCGTGCATGAACAGATCCACGACGCCTTTGTGGAAAAGCTTACCGGGGCTTTGTCACAGATGACGGTCGGTCACGCGCTCGACGCTTCCACGCGCATCGGTCCGGTCGTCAGCGCGCGTCAGCTGGAATCGAACCTTGGCTGGATCGACGCGGCCCGAAAATCGGGCGCCAACGTCGCCTATGGCGGCGAGAGGATCGAACTTGCTCATCAGGGCTACTACATGTCCCCGGCACTCCTCACCGGCACGACGAACGACATGCCGCTCAACCGTGAGGAAATGTTCGCGCCGATCAGCGCCGTCCAGGCGGTTTCGAGTTATGAAGAGGGGCTGGAGAAAGTCAACGATACGGATTTCGGGCTGGTTGCGGGCATTTTCACGTCTTCGCTTGCGCGCGCCACGCATTTCCGTCGACATGTCGAAACCGGCTGCGTGACGATCAACCTGCCGACCGCCGGAACCGACTATCATGTGCCGTTCGGTGGCCGGAAGAATTCAAGTTCCGGACCGCGCGAGCAAGGACGCAACGCCGCAGAATTCTACACGCAGATCAAGACGGCCTATATCCGCGCCGGAAATCCGGAGTGA